Proteins found in one Leishmania major strain Friedlin complete genome, chromosome 35 genomic segment:
- a CDS encoding conserved hypothetical protein (previous protein_id=AAZ14378.1), with protein sequence MWVSVVGAFYDEFLLYTQHCSSEVRLKHAAEAAMLRCLDEERASEALEVYEAMCRCGLVGMSRTLGRSSCRTSPTTTVPRTCTSQASVSLDQLARRALTHVPHRQRQNSMLALLMAAELDAPSPTTDHSDDRRDAGSPHDSRDLNASSCNAYATSIATDDERGVSGEVTLLSQARAPSAAEQARIRVQQRLHALRITQQLRQPLGKECCLVEMLQLCAPSDVGSRAFTAVRKVTDEVEVGPLHTLSHVVLHHPFTHMQPSVPWAQQEVHWEEISSRACARSLTPADAARLTKIEDAVSPYRPFCKSSLMFLARMVPNWDAVLVRRVAETLVLPAAAHSVFPESYRRLRSTAAQRRRYSARAALSTPGAAGDQLAAPGCCASWTDSATHQLFGEESCDGHVSPLLRVECLVKRRVHHDVVVPDTAYVLQCFQQLKQLARHREVIVTHGVFLGLVAAASLPTHPTRFHARRVLRDIMCATTTAVTGKASAEAGGQLGVQGLASTGRRRHQQQQSGFTLLGLQDELALLERCPERFYLSELSSASSLSDWALMGQRTSLDSAARVGDIEYGGCLSVVLVAKQLKRMIAAHDRGEDFLANNAATVPTSTCVGIDSLVQHILQGNSNAASPKIPSSKQWTSPLFKNRSCGLRAHMPIVVATTHESTRAAAFTVGLNMHPPAGVAP encoded by the coding sequence ATGTGGGTATCTGTGGTGGGTGCCTTCTATGACGAGTTTTTGTTGTACACGCAGCACTGCTCGAGTGAAGTGCGCCTCAAACACGCGGCAGAGGCCGCaatgctgcgctgcctcgaTGAAGAGCGAGCCAGCGAGGCGCTCGAAGTGTACGAAGCGATGTGCCGATGTGGGCTTGTCGGGATGTCACGAACGCTcggtcgcagcagctgccgtaCGTCGCCAACCACGACTGTgccacgcacgtgcacgtccCAGGCCTCTGTCTCCTTAGATCAGCTGGCTCGGCGTGCGTTGACACAcgtgccgcaccgccagcgccagaATTCAATGCTGGCACTTCTCATGGCGGCAGAGCTCGACGCGCCTTCGCCTACTACAGACCACAGCGATGACCGCAGGGATGCAGGCTCGCCTCATGACAGCCGCGACTTGAATGCGTCATCATGCAATGCGTACGCAACCTCCATAGCAACAGACGATGAGAGAGGAGTGTCTGGAGAGGTCACGCTTCTGTCACAGGCCCGggccccctccgccgcggagcaggcgcgAATTCGCGTCCAGCAACGCCTACACGCTCTCCGCATAacgcagcagcttcgccagcCGCTTGGGAAGGAGTGCTGCTTGGTGGagatgctgcagctctgTGCACCTTCCGACGTCGGCTCACGTGCTTTCACGGCGGTTAGGAAGGTGACAGATGAGGTCGAAGTCGGCCCTCTGCACACTCTTTCGCACGTGGTCTTGCACCACCCCTTCACCCACATGCAGCCCTCCGTGCCGTGGGCACAGCAGGAGGTACACTGGGAAGAGATCAgctcgcgtgcgtgtgcgcggtcTTTGACCCCGGCCGATGCTGCCCGCCTCACCAAGATCGAGGATGCCGTTAGCCCGTACCGACCCTTCTGCAAGAGCTCGCTAATGTTCCTCGCGCGGATGGTGCCGAACTGGGatgcggtgctggtgcgccgcgtcgccgagacgctGGTATtacctgccgccgcgcatAGCGTTTTCCCAGAGTCGTACCGGCGTCTGCGTTCCACGGCAGCGCAACGCAGACGTTACTCGGCGAGGGCAGCACTGTCGACGCCAGGGGCAGCTGGCGACCAACTTGCCGCCCCTGGGTGCTGCGCTTCGTGGACAGACTCAGCCACGCACCAATTGTTTGGAGAGGAGAGCTGCGACGGCCACGTGTCGCCACTGTTGCGAGTCGAGTGTCTTGTTAAGCGACGCGTACATCACGACGTCGTCGTTCCCGACACGGCATACGTGCTGCAGTGCTTTCAGCAACTCAAGCAACtggcgcgccaccgcgaaGTCATCGTGACGCACGGTGTCTTTCTCGGTCTTgtggctgccgcctcgcttcccacccaccccactcGCTTCCACGCACGACGCGTGCTACGAGACATCATgtgtgccaccaccacggccgtCACCGGCAAGGCGAGCGCCGAGGCTGGAGGCCAGCTGGGCGTGCAGGGCCTGGCGTCGACGggacgccgacgccaccagcagcagcagagcgggTTCACCCTGTTGGGGCTCCAGGATGAGTTGGCGCTGCTCGAGCGGTGCCCGGAGCGCTTTTACTTGTCGGAGCTCTCATCCGCTTCCTCGCTCTCGGACTGGGCCCTCATGGGTCAGCGGACCTCGCTCGACTCAGCCGCGCGCGTCGGCGACATCGAATACGGGGGCTGTCTCTCCGTCGTACTCGTCGCGAAGCAGCTAAAGCGCATGATTGCAGCGCACGACCGCGGCGAAGACTTCTTGGCAAACAACGCGGCGACTGTCCCCACCAGCACATGCGTCGGGATAGATAGCCTTGTGCAGCACATCTTGCAAGGCAACAGCAACGCCGCTAGCCCTAAGATACCTTCATCGAAGCAGTGGACAAGCCCGCTCTTCAAGAACCGCTCCTGTGGTTTGCGGGCTCACATGCCGATCGTGGTAGCCACGACACACGAAAGCACACGGGCGGCGGCCTTTACGGTAGGCCTCAATATGCACCCACCGGCCGGTGTGGCACCGTGA